The following proteins are encoded in a genomic region of Oryctolagus cuniculus chromosome 6, mOryCun1.1, whole genome shotgun sequence:
- the YTHDF3 gene encoding YTH domain-containing family protein 3 isoform X1 yields MFYLDLTLLHRAEETGEESFSVQNGSIHQKDAVNDDDFEPYLSSQTNQSFVLQSNSYPPMSDPYMPSYYAPSIGFPYSLGEAAWSTAGDQPMPYLTTYGQMSNGEHHYIPDGVFSQPGALGNTPPFLGQHGFNFFPGNADFSTWGTSGSQGQSTQSSAYSSSYGYPPSSLGRAITDGQAGFGNDTLSKVPGISSIEQGMTGLKIGGDLTAAVTKTVGTALSSSGMTSIATNSVPPVSSAAPKPTSWAAIARKPAKPQPKLKPKGNVGIGGSAVPPPPIKHNMNIGTWDEKGSVVKAPPTQPVLPPQTIIQQPQPLIQPPPLVQSQLPQQQPQPPQPQQQQGPQPQAQPHQVQPQQQQLQNRWVAPRNRGAGFNQNNGAGSENFGLGVVPVSASPSSVEVHPVLEKLKAINNYNPKDFDWNLKNGRVFIIKSYSEDDIHRSIKYSIWCSTEHGNKRLDAAYRSLNGKGPLYLLFSVNGSGHFCGVAEMKSVVDYNAYAGVWSQDKWKGKFEVKWIFVKDVPNNQLRHIRLENNDNKPVTNSRDTQEVPLEKAKQVLKIIATFKHTTSIFDDFAHYEKRQEEEEAMRRERNRNKQ; encoded by the coding sequence TCTTTTGTTTTACAGAGCAACAGCTATCCACCAATGTCAGATCCATACATGCCTAGTTACTATGCTCCATCCATCGGATTTCCATATTCTCTTGGGGAAGCAGCGTGGTCCACAGCTGGAGACCAGCCTATGCCATATCTGACAACCTATGGACAAATGAGTAATGGAGAACATCATTATATACCAGATGGTGTGTTTAGTCAACCTGGGGCATTAGGAAATACCCCTCCATTTCTTGGTCAACATGGATTTAACTTTTTTCCTGGTAATGCTGATTTCTCTACATGGGGGACAAGTGGATCTCAGGGACAATCAACACAAAGTTCTGCTTATAGTAGCAGTTATGGCTATCCACCTAGTTCTCTTGGGAGAGCTATTACTGATGGACAGGCTGGATTTGGCAATGATACTTTGAGTAAGGTGCCTGGCATTAGCAGTATTGAACAAGGAATGACTGGACTGAAAATTGGTGGTGACCTGACGGCTGCAGTGACAAAAACTGTAGGTACAGCATTGAGCAGCAGTGGTATGACTAGCATTGCAACCAATAGTGTGCCCCCTGTTAGCAGTGCAGCACCGAAACCAACCTCCTGGGCTGCCATTGCCAGAAAGCCTGCCAAACCTCAACCGAAACTGAAACCCAAGGGCAATGTGGGAATTGGGGGTTCTGCTGTGCCACCACCTCCTATAAAACACAACATGAATATTGGAACTTGGGATGAAAAGGGGTCAGTGGTAAAGGCTCCACCAACCCAACCAGTTCTGCCTCCTCAAACTATAATCCAGCAGCCTCAGCCATTAATTCAACCACCACCATTGGTGCAAAGCCAACTGCCTCAACAGCAGCCTCAGCCACCACAACCACAGCAGCAACAAGGACCTCAACCACAGGCCCAGCCTCACCAAGTGCAGCCTCAACAGCAACAGCTGCAGAATCGCTGGGTAGCTCCTCGGAACAGGGGAGCAGGCTTCAACCAGAACAATGGAGCGGGCAGTGAAAACTTTGGTTTAGGTGTTGTACCTGTCAGCGCTTCACCTTCTAGTGTAGAAGTGCATCCAGTGCTAGAAAAGCTAAAGGCCATAAACAACTATAATCCCAAAGACTTTGATTGGAACCTGAAGAATGGACGTGTGTTTATAATTAAAAGCTACTCCGAGGATGACATACATCGTTCCATTAAGTACTCTATCTGGTGTAGTACTGAGCATGGTAATAAGCGTTTGGATGCAGCTTACCGTTCCCTGAATGGGAAAGGCCCACTCTATTTACTCTTCAGTGTGAATGGCAGTGGACATTTTTGTGGAGTGGCTGAAATGAAGTCTGTTGTGGACTATAATGCATATGCTGGTGTCTGGTCTCAGGATAAGTGGAAGGGCAAATTTGAAGTTAAATGGATCTTTGTCAAAGATGTTCCCAATAACCAATTACGGCATATTCGCCTAGAAAATAATGACAACAAACCAGTTACCAATTCAAGGGACACTCAAGAGGTACCCCTAGAAAAAGCTAAGCAAGTGCTTAAAATAATTGCTACTTTCAAGCATACCACCTCAATCTTTGATGACTTTGCACATTATGAAAAGCGTCAAGAAGAGGAGGAAGCCATGCGTAGG
- the YTHDF3 gene encoding YTH domain-containing family protein 3 isoform X4: MSATSVDQRPKGQGNKVSVQNGSIHQKDAVNDDDFEPYLSSQTNQSNSYPPMSDPYMPSYYAPSIGFPYSLGEAAWSTAGDQPMPYLTTYGQMSNGEHHYIPDGVFSQPGALGNTPPFLGQHGFNFFPGNADFSTWGTSGSQGQSTQSSAYSSSYGYPPSSLGRAITDGQAGFGNDTLSKVPGISSIEQGMTGLKIGGDLTAAVTKTVGTALSSSGMTSIATNSVPPVSSAAPKPTSWAAIARKPAKPQPKLKPKGNVGIGGSAVPPPPIKHNMNIGTWDEKGSVVKAPPTQPVLPPQTIIQQPQPLIQPPPLVQSQLPQQQPQPPQPQQQQGPQPQAQPHQVQPQQQQLQNRWVAPRNRGAGFNQNNGAGSENFGLGVVPVSASPSSVEVHPVLEKLKAINNYNPKDFDWNLKNGRVFIIKSYSEDDIHRSIKYSIWCSTEHGNKRLDAAYRSLNGKGPLYLLFSVNGSGHFCGVAEMKSVVDYNAYAGVWSQDKWKGKFEVKWIFVKDVPNNQLRHIRLENNDNKPVTNSRDTQEVPLEKAKQVLKIIATFKHTTSIFDDFAHYEKRQEEEEAMRRERNRNKQ, encoded by the coding sequence AGCAACAGCTATCCACCAATGTCAGATCCATACATGCCTAGTTACTATGCTCCATCCATCGGATTTCCATATTCTCTTGGGGAAGCAGCGTGGTCCACAGCTGGAGACCAGCCTATGCCATATCTGACAACCTATGGACAAATGAGTAATGGAGAACATCATTATATACCAGATGGTGTGTTTAGTCAACCTGGGGCATTAGGAAATACCCCTCCATTTCTTGGTCAACATGGATTTAACTTTTTTCCTGGTAATGCTGATTTCTCTACATGGGGGACAAGTGGATCTCAGGGACAATCAACACAAAGTTCTGCTTATAGTAGCAGTTATGGCTATCCACCTAGTTCTCTTGGGAGAGCTATTACTGATGGACAGGCTGGATTTGGCAATGATACTTTGAGTAAGGTGCCTGGCATTAGCAGTATTGAACAAGGAATGACTGGACTGAAAATTGGTGGTGACCTGACGGCTGCAGTGACAAAAACTGTAGGTACAGCATTGAGCAGCAGTGGTATGACTAGCATTGCAACCAATAGTGTGCCCCCTGTTAGCAGTGCAGCACCGAAACCAACCTCCTGGGCTGCCATTGCCAGAAAGCCTGCCAAACCTCAACCGAAACTGAAACCCAAGGGCAATGTGGGAATTGGGGGTTCTGCTGTGCCACCACCTCCTATAAAACACAACATGAATATTGGAACTTGGGATGAAAAGGGGTCAGTGGTAAAGGCTCCACCAACCCAACCAGTTCTGCCTCCTCAAACTATAATCCAGCAGCCTCAGCCATTAATTCAACCACCACCATTGGTGCAAAGCCAACTGCCTCAACAGCAGCCTCAGCCACCACAACCACAGCAGCAACAAGGACCTCAACCACAGGCCCAGCCTCACCAAGTGCAGCCTCAACAGCAACAGCTGCAGAATCGCTGGGTAGCTCCTCGGAACAGGGGAGCAGGCTTCAACCAGAACAATGGAGCGGGCAGTGAAAACTTTGGTTTAGGTGTTGTACCTGTCAGCGCTTCACCTTCTAGTGTAGAAGTGCATCCAGTGCTAGAAAAGCTAAAGGCCATAAACAACTATAATCCCAAAGACTTTGATTGGAACCTGAAGAATGGACGTGTGTTTATAATTAAAAGCTACTCCGAGGATGACATACATCGTTCCATTAAGTACTCTATCTGGTGTAGTACTGAGCATGGTAATAAGCGTTTGGATGCAGCTTACCGTTCCCTGAATGGGAAAGGCCCACTCTATTTACTCTTCAGTGTGAATGGCAGTGGACATTTTTGTGGAGTGGCTGAAATGAAGTCTGTTGTGGACTATAATGCATATGCTGGTGTCTGGTCTCAGGATAAGTGGAAGGGCAAATTTGAAGTTAAATGGATCTTTGTCAAAGATGTTCCCAATAACCAATTACGGCATATTCGCCTAGAAAATAATGACAACAAACCAGTTACCAATTCAAGGGACACTCAAGAGGTACCCCTAGAAAAAGCTAAGCAAGTGCTTAAAATAATTGCTACTTTCAAGCATACCACCTCAATCTTTGATGACTTTGCACATTATGAAAAGCGTCAAGAAGAGGAGGAAGCCATGCGTAGG
- the YTHDF3 gene encoding YTH domain-containing family protein 3 isoform X5, whose product MSDPYMPSYYAPSIGFPYSLGEAAWSTAGDQPMPYLTTYGQMSNGEHHYIPDGVFSQPGALGNTPPFLGQHGFNFFPGNADFSTWGTSGSQGQSTQSSAYSSSYGYPPSSLGRAITDGQAGFGNDTLSKVPGISSIEQGMTGLKIGGDLTAAVTKTVGTALSSSGMTSIATNSVPPVSSAAPKPTSWAAIARKPAKPQPKLKPKGNVGIGGSAVPPPPIKHNMNIGTWDEKGSVVKAPPTQPVLPPQTIIQQPQPLIQPPPLVQSQLPQQQPQPPQPQQQQGPQPQAQPHQVQPQQQQLQNRWVAPRNRGAGFNQNNGAGSENFGLGVVPVSASPSSVEVHPVLEKLKAINNYNPKDFDWNLKNGRVFIIKSYSEDDIHRSIKYSIWCSTEHGNKRLDAAYRSLNGKGPLYLLFSVNGSGHFCGVAEMKSVVDYNAYAGVWSQDKWKGKFEVKWIFVKDVPNNQLRHIRLENNDNKPVTNSRDTQEVPLEKAKQVLKIIATFKHTTSIFDDFAHYEKRQEEEEAMRRERNRNKQ is encoded by the coding sequence ATGTCAGATCCATACATGCCTAGTTACTATGCTCCATCCATCGGATTTCCATATTCTCTTGGGGAAGCAGCGTGGTCCACAGCTGGAGACCAGCCTATGCCATATCTGACAACCTATGGACAAATGAGTAATGGAGAACATCATTATATACCAGATGGTGTGTTTAGTCAACCTGGGGCATTAGGAAATACCCCTCCATTTCTTGGTCAACATGGATTTAACTTTTTTCCTGGTAATGCTGATTTCTCTACATGGGGGACAAGTGGATCTCAGGGACAATCAACACAAAGTTCTGCTTATAGTAGCAGTTATGGCTATCCACCTAGTTCTCTTGGGAGAGCTATTACTGATGGACAGGCTGGATTTGGCAATGATACTTTGAGTAAGGTGCCTGGCATTAGCAGTATTGAACAAGGAATGACTGGACTGAAAATTGGTGGTGACCTGACGGCTGCAGTGACAAAAACTGTAGGTACAGCATTGAGCAGCAGTGGTATGACTAGCATTGCAACCAATAGTGTGCCCCCTGTTAGCAGTGCAGCACCGAAACCAACCTCCTGGGCTGCCATTGCCAGAAAGCCTGCCAAACCTCAACCGAAACTGAAACCCAAGGGCAATGTGGGAATTGGGGGTTCTGCTGTGCCACCACCTCCTATAAAACACAACATGAATATTGGAACTTGGGATGAAAAGGGGTCAGTGGTAAAGGCTCCACCAACCCAACCAGTTCTGCCTCCTCAAACTATAATCCAGCAGCCTCAGCCATTAATTCAACCACCACCATTGGTGCAAAGCCAACTGCCTCAACAGCAGCCTCAGCCACCACAACCACAGCAGCAACAAGGACCTCAACCACAGGCCCAGCCTCACCAAGTGCAGCCTCAACAGCAACAGCTGCAGAATCGCTGGGTAGCTCCTCGGAACAGGGGAGCAGGCTTCAACCAGAACAATGGAGCGGGCAGTGAAAACTTTGGTTTAGGTGTTGTACCTGTCAGCGCTTCACCTTCTAGTGTAGAAGTGCATCCAGTGCTAGAAAAGCTAAAGGCCATAAACAACTATAATCCCAAAGACTTTGATTGGAACCTGAAGAATGGACGTGTGTTTATAATTAAAAGCTACTCCGAGGATGACATACATCGTTCCATTAAGTACTCTATCTGGTGTAGTACTGAGCATGGTAATAAGCGTTTGGATGCAGCTTACCGTTCCCTGAATGGGAAAGGCCCACTCTATTTACTCTTCAGTGTGAATGGCAGTGGACATTTTTGTGGAGTGGCTGAAATGAAGTCTGTTGTGGACTATAATGCATATGCTGGTGTCTGGTCTCAGGATAAGTGGAAGGGCAAATTTGAAGTTAAATGGATCTTTGTCAAAGATGTTCCCAATAACCAATTACGGCATATTCGCCTAGAAAATAATGACAACAAACCAGTTACCAATTCAAGGGACACTCAAGAGGTACCCCTAGAAAAAGCTAAGCAAGTGCTTAAAATAATTGCTACTTTCAAGCATACCACCTCAATCTTTGATGACTTTGCACATTATGAAAAGCGTCAAGAAGAGGAGGAAGCCATGCGTAGG
- the YTHDF3 gene encoding YTH domain-containing family protein 3 isoform X2: protein MSATSVDQRPKGQGNKVSVQNGSIHQKDAVNDDDFEPYLSSQTNQSFVLQSNSYPPMSDPYMPSYYAPSIGFPYSLGEAAWSTAGDQPMPYLTTYGQMSNGEHHYIPDGVFSQPGALGNTPPFLGQHGFNFFPGNADFSTWGTSGSQGQSTQSSAYSSSYGYPPSSLGRAITDGQAGFGNDTLSKVPGISSIEQGMTGLKIGGDLTAAVTKTVGTALSSSGMTSIATNSVPPVSSAAPKPTSWAAIARKPAKPQPKLKPKGNVGIGGSAVPPPPIKHNMNIGTWDEKGSVVKAPPTQPVLPPQTIIQQPQPLIQPPPLVQSQLPQQQPQPPQPQQQQGPQPQAQPHQVQPQQQQLQNRWVAPRNRGAGFNQNNGAGSENFGLGVVPVSASPSSVEVHPVLEKLKAINNYNPKDFDWNLKNGRVFIIKSYSEDDIHRSIKYSIWCSTEHGNKRLDAAYRSLNGKGPLYLLFSVNGSGHFCGVAEMKSVVDYNAYAGVWSQDKWKGKFEVKWIFVKDVPNNQLRHIRLENNDNKPVTNSRDTQEVPLEKAKQVLKIIATFKHTTSIFDDFAHYEKRQEEEEAMRRERNRNKQ from the coding sequence TCTTTTGTTTTACAGAGCAACAGCTATCCACCAATGTCAGATCCATACATGCCTAGTTACTATGCTCCATCCATCGGATTTCCATATTCTCTTGGGGAAGCAGCGTGGTCCACAGCTGGAGACCAGCCTATGCCATATCTGACAACCTATGGACAAATGAGTAATGGAGAACATCATTATATACCAGATGGTGTGTTTAGTCAACCTGGGGCATTAGGAAATACCCCTCCATTTCTTGGTCAACATGGATTTAACTTTTTTCCTGGTAATGCTGATTTCTCTACATGGGGGACAAGTGGATCTCAGGGACAATCAACACAAAGTTCTGCTTATAGTAGCAGTTATGGCTATCCACCTAGTTCTCTTGGGAGAGCTATTACTGATGGACAGGCTGGATTTGGCAATGATACTTTGAGTAAGGTGCCTGGCATTAGCAGTATTGAACAAGGAATGACTGGACTGAAAATTGGTGGTGACCTGACGGCTGCAGTGACAAAAACTGTAGGTACAGCATTGAGCAGCAGTGGTATGACTAGCATTGCAACCAATAGTGTGCCCCCTGTTAGCAGTGCAGCACCGAAACCAACCTCCTGGGCTGCCATTGCCAGAAAGCCTGCCAAACCTCAACCGAAACTGAAACCCAAGGGCAATGTGGGAATTGGGGGTTCTGCTGTGCCACCACCTCCTATAAAACACAACATGAATATTGGAACTTGGGATGAAAAGGGGTCAGTGGTAAAGGCTCCACCAACCCAACCAGTTCTGCCTCCTCAAACTATAATCCAGCAGCCTCAGCCATTAATTCAACCACCACCATTGGTGCAAAGCCAACTGCCTCAACAGCAGCCTCAGCCACCACAACCACAGCAGCAACAAGGACCTCAACCACAGGCCCAGCCTCACCAAGTGCAGCCTCAACAGCAACAGCTGCAGAATCGCTGGGTAGCTCCTCGGAACAGGGGAGCAGGCTTCAACCAGAACAATGGAGCGGGCAGTGAAAACTTTGGTTTAGGTGTTGTACCTGTCAGCGCTTCACCTTCTAGTGTAGAAGTGCATCCAGTGCTAGAAAAGCTAAAGGCCATAAACAACTATAATCCCAAAGACTTTGATTGGAACCTGAAGAATGGACGTGTGTTTATAATTAAAAGCTACTCCGAGGATGACATACATCGTTCCATTAAGTACTCTATCTGGTGTAGTACTGAGCATGGTAATAAGCGTTTGGATGCAGCTTACCGTTCCCTGAATGGGAAAGGCCCACTCTATTTACTCTTCAGTGTGAATGGCAGTGGACATTTTTGTGGAGTGGCTGAAATGAAGTCTGTTGTGGACTATAATGCATATGCTGGTGTCTGGTCTCAGGATAAGTGGAAGGGCAAATTTGAAGTTAAATGGATCTTTGTCAAAGATGTTCCCAATAACCAATTACGGCATATTCGCCTAGAAAATAATGACAACAAACCAGTTACCAATTCAAGGGACACTCAAGAGGTACCCCTAGAAAAAGCTAAGCAAGTGCTTAAAATAATTGCTACTTTCAAGCATACCACCTCAATCTTTGATGACTTTGCACATTATGAAAAGCGTCAAGAAGAGGAGGAAGCCATGCGTAGG
- the YTHDF3 gene encoding YTH domain-containing family protein 3 isoform X3, which produces MFYLDLTLLHRAEETGEESFSVQNGSIHQKDAVNDDDFEPYLSSQTNQSNSYPPMSDPYMPSYYAPSIGFPYSLGEAAWSTAGDQPMPYLTTYGQMSNGEHHYIPDGVFSQPGALGNTPPFLGQHGFNFFPGNADFSTWGTSGSQGQSTQSSAYSSSYGYPPSSLGRAITDGQAGFGNDTLSKVPGISSIEQGMTGLKIGGDLTAAVTKTVGTALSSSGMTSIATNSVPPVSSAAPKPTSWAAIARKPAKPQPKLKPKGNVGIGGSAVPPPPIKHNMNIGTWDEKGSVVKAPPTQPVLPPQTIIQQPQPLIQPPPLVQSQLPQQQPQPPQPQQQQGPQPQAQPHQVQPQQQQLQNRWVAPRNRGAGFNQNNGAGSENFGLGVVPVSASPSSVEVHPVLEKLKAINNYNPKDFDWNLKNGRVFIIKSYSEDDIHRSIKYSIWCSTEHGNKRLDAAYRSLNGKGPLYLLFSVNGSGHFCGVAEMKSVVDYNAYAGVWSQDKWKGKFEVKWIFVKDVPNNQLRHIRLENNDNKPVTNSRDTQEVPLEKAKQVLKIIATFKHTTSIFDDFAHYEKRQEEEEAMRRERNRNKQ; this is translated from the coding sequence AGCAACAGCTATCCACCAATGTCAGATCCATACATGCCTAGTTACTATGCTCCATCCATCGGATTTCCATATTCTCTTGGGGAAGCAGCGTGGTCCACAGCTGGAGACCAGCCTATGCCATATCTGACAACCTATGGACAAATGAGTAATGGAGAACATCATTATATACCAGATGGTGTGTTTAGTCAACCTGGGGCATTAGGAAATACCCCTCCATTTCTTGGTCAACATGGATTTAACTTTTTTCCTGGTAATGCTGATTTCTCTACATGGGGGACAAGTGGATCTCAGGGACAATCAACACAAAGTTCTGCTTATAGTAGCAGTTATGGCTATCCACCTAGTTCTCTTGGGAGAGCTATTACTGATGGACAGGCTGGATTTGGCAATGATACTTTGAGTAAGGTGCCTGGCATTAGCAGTATTGAACAAGGAATGACTGGACTGAAAATTGGTGGTGACCTGACGGCTGCAGTGACAAAAACTGTAGGTACAGCATTGAGCAGCAGTGGTATGACTAGCATTGCAACCAATAGTGTGCCCCCTGTTAGCAGTGCAGCACCGAAACCAACCTCCTGGGCTGCCATTGCCAGAAAGCCTGCCAAACCTCAACCGAAACTGAAACCCAAGGGCAATGTGGGAATTGGGGGTTCTGCTGTGCCACCACCTCCTATAAAACACAACATGAATATTGGAACTTGGGATGAAAAGGGGTCAGTGGTAAAGGCTCCACCAACCCAACCAGTTCTGCCTCCTCAAACTATAATCCAGCAGCCTCAGCCATTAATTCAACCACCACCATTGGTGCAAAGCCAACTGCCTCAACAGCAGCCTCAGCCACCACAACCACAGCAGCAACAAGGACCTCAACCACAGGCCCAGCCTCACCAAGTGCAGCCTCAACAGCAACAGCTGCAGAATCGCTGGGTAGCTCCTCGGAACAGGGGAGCAGGCTTCAACCAGAACAATGGAGCGGGCAGTGAAAACTTTGGTTTAGGTGTTGTACCTGTCAGCGCTTCACCTTCTAGTGTAGAAGTGCATCCAGTGCTAGAAAAGCTAAAGGCCATAAACAACTATAATCCCAAAGACTTTGATTGGAACCTGAAGAATGGACGTGTGTTTATAATTAAAAGCTACTCCGAGGATGACATACATCGTTCCATTAAGTACTCTATCTGGTGTAGTACTGAGCATGGTAATAAGCGTTTGGATGCAGCTTACCGTTCCCTGAATGGGAAAGGCCCACTCTATTTACTCTTCAGTGTGAATGGCAGTGGACATTTTTGTGGAGTGGCTGAAATGAAGTCTGTTGTGGACTATAATGCATATGCTGGTGTCTGGTCTCAGGATAAGTGGAAGGGCAAATTTGAAGTTAAATGGATCTTTGTCAAAGATGTTCCCAATAACCAATTACGGCATATTCGCCTAGAAAATAATGACAACAAACCAGTTACCAATTCAAGGGACACTCAAGAGGTACCCCTAGAAAAAGCTAAGCAAGTGCTTAAAATAATTGCTACTTTCAAGCATACCACCTCAATCTTTGATGACTTTGCACATTATGAAAAGCGTCAAGAAGAGGAGGAAGCCATGCGTAGG